The genomic interval CCCGGAGTCCCCTCTGCTACGAGCTAGGAAGTGGGTCTCCGGAAGGAAGCAGGAGGCCCAGGTTAACCGCTGCCTTGGCCACTGGCCCTGGCAGAActggagttcccctgcacagcACCCTCTCTAACCAGGCCCTCTCCCTGACCCCTGCCCAGCTGTGCCTGGGCATGCCTCTCCACCCAGCCTGCCCCGCAACAGCAGCCAGGAGAGGCCACTGGACACCAGGGACCTGCTGCTGGCCCGGGCAGAGCTGGCATTGCTCTCCATAGTCTTTGTGGCCGTGGCCCTGAGCAACAGCCTTGTGCTGGCGGCCCTAGCACGGCGGGGCCGGCGGGGCCACTGGGCACCCATGCATGTCTTCATTGGCCACTTGTGCCTGGCCGACCTGGCTGTGGCTCTGTTCCAAGTGCTGCCCCAGCTGGCCTGGGATGCCACCGACCGCTTCCATGGGCCGGATGCCCTGTGTCGGGCCGTGAAGTATCTGCAGATGGTGGGCATGTATGCCTCCTCCTACATGATCCTGGCCATGACACTGGACCGCCACCGTGCCATCTGCCGTCCCATGCTAGCTTACCGCCATGGAGgtggggctcactgcaaccggcCAGTGCTGGTGGCTTGGGCCTTCTCGCTCCTTCTCAGCCTGCCCCAGCTCTTCATCTTCGCCCAGCGTGACGTCGGAAATGGCAGCGGGGTCATTGACTGCTGGGCCAGCTTTGTGGAGCCCTGGGGCCTCCGTGCCTACGTCACCTGGATTGCCCTGATGGTGTTCGTTGCGCCTACCCTGGCTATCGCCGCCTGCCAGGTCCTCATCTTCCGGGAGATTCATGCCAGTCTGGTGCCAGGACCATCAGAGAGGACTGGGGGGCGCCGCCCGGTATGCCACACAGGCAGCCCC from Callithrix jacchus isolate 240 chromosome X, calJac240_pri, whole genome shotgun sequence carries:
- the AVPR2 gene encoding vasopressin V2 receptor yields the protein MLMASTTSAVPGHASPPSLPRNSSQERPLDTRDLLLARAELALLSIVFVAVALSNSLVLAALARRGRRGHWAPMHVFIGHLCLADLAVALFQVLPQLAWDATDRFHGPDALCRAVKYLQMVGMYASSYMILAMTLDRHRAICRPMLAYRHGGGAHCNRPVLVAWAFSLLLSLPQLFIFAQRDVGNGSGVIDCWASFVEPWGLRAYVTWIALMVFVAPTLAIAACQVLIFREIHASLVPGPSERTGGRRPVCHTGSPSEGARVSAAVAKTVRMTLVIVVVYVLCWAPFFLVQLWAAWDPEAPRERPPFVLLMLLASLNSCTNPWIYASFSSSVSSELRSLLCCAQRRTPPSLGPQDESCTTASSSLAKDTSS